Proteins found in one Ischnura elegans chromosome 11, ioIscEleg1.1, whole genome shotgun sequence genomic segment:
- the LOC124168414 gene encoding NPC intracellular cholesterol transporter 2-like gives MRNFVVGVLLLLAGSSFAVEFEDCSHAGEVLAVDINNCPKQSCPVTIGSTANISISFTTSVPADSVSGKVYLSINGVFHDVEVRPEACIAIAEPGCPLSTGDIREYKAQISIINDCPPVKASLIWILSSAKEDAIACFATHIHLVTALESKAAIGHPRQRSFRSGSA, from the exons ATGAGGAATTTTGTGGTCGGAGTTCTACTCTTGCTCGCTGGCAGCAGCTTCGCCGTCGAATTCGAGGACTGCA GCCATGCGGGTGAAGTGCTTGCTGTTGACATCAACAATTGCCCCAAACAGAGTTGCCCCGTGACGATTGGATCAACGGCCAATATATCCATCAGTTTCACCACAA GTGTGCCGGCTGACAGCGTAAGTGGCAAGGTATACCTGTCAATCAACGGCGTGTTCCATGACGTGGAAGTCCGGCCTGAAGCTTGCATTGCTATAGCTGAGCCTGGTTGCCCGCTGAGTACAGGTGATATCCGGGAATACAAGGCACAAATCAGCATCATCAACGATTGCCCTCCT GTAAAGGCTTCCCTGATATGGATTCTAAGCAGTGCGAAAGAAGATGCTATCGCATGCTTTGCCACTCACATTCACCTCGTCACAGCCTTGGAATCAAAAGCCGCTATTGGACACCCGCGCCAGAGATCATTCCGATCTGGAAGTGCTTAG